Proteins co-encoded in one Erinaceus europaeus chromosome 2, mEriEur2.1, whole genome shotgun sequence genomic window:
- the MBOAT4 gene encoding ghrelin O-acyltransferase: MDWHQVFFLHPVSFYQGAAFPFALLFNYLCIMDSFSIHARYLFLLTGGGMLALAAMGSFAVLIFIPALSAVILISSLNPQEVHRWTFFIQMSWQTLCHLGLHYTEYYLQVPPSARFCITLSSLMLLTQRVTSLSLDICEGKVKAASGSLWSRSSLSEHLWKALPFFSYLLFFPALLGGPLCSFQRFQTRVQQCSNLCPRHSFWTLTGKGLQILGLECLKMVLRDVLSTGAELNNCQQLQCIYVTWGTASFFKLTYYSHWLLDESLLHAAGFGPELGQFPGEDVYTPDGDIWTLETTHRISVFARKWNQSTARWLKRLIFQQVKEWPLLQTFAFSAWWHGLHPGQVFGFLCWAMMVQADYLIHTFANLFIRSRLMRLIYRILAWLHTQLITAYVMLAVEFRSLSLLWLLCYSYSSVFPIIYCILLFLLAKGKLKYN; this comes from the exons ATGGACTGGCATCAGGTGTTCTTCCTCCATCCTGTATCATTTTATCAAGGGGCTGCTTTTCCTTTTGCACTTCTATTTAATTATCTCTGTATTATGGATTCATTTTCCATCCATGCCAG GTACCTCTTTCTCCTGACTGGAGGAGGTATGTTGGCCTTGGCTGCTATGGGTTCCTTCGCTGTGCTCATCTTCATCCCTGCTCTGTCTGCTGTGATTCTGATCTCTTCACTCAACCCACAGGAAGTCCACAGATGGACTTTCTTCATTCAGATGAGCTGGCAGACACTATGTCATCTGGGGTTGCACTATACTGAGTATTACCTGCAAGTACCACCTTCTGCAAG GTTCTGcatcactctctcttctctcatgcTCTTGACCCAGAGGGTTACATCCCTCTCTCTGGACATCTGTGAGGGGAAAGTAAAAGCAGCATCAGGAAGCCTCTGGAGCAGGAGCTCTTTGTCTGAACATCTGTGGAAGGCACTGCCCTTTTTCAGCTACTTGCTTTTTTTCCCTGCTCTCCTAGGAGGTCCTCTGTGTTCCTTCCAGAGATTTCAGACTCGTGTCCAACAGTGCAGCAATTTGTGTCCTAGGCATTCCTTCTGGACTCTGACCGGGAAGGGGCTCCAGATCCTGGGATTAGAGTGCTTAAAGATGGTCTTGAGAGATGTGTTGAGTACAGGAGCTGAACTGAACAACTGCCAACAACTTCAGTGCATCTATGTCACGTGGGGCACAGCCAGTTTCTTTAAACTCACATACTACTCCCACTGGCTCCTGGATGAATCCCTCCTCCATGCTGCAGGTTTTGGACCTGAGCTTGGTCAGTTCCCTGGTGAGGATGTATACACTCCTGACGGGGACATCTGGACACTGGAAACGACCCACAGAATTTCTGTGTTTGCAAGAAAGTGGAATCAAAGCACAGCTCGGTGGCTCAAGCGCCTCATATTCCAGCAGGTCAAGGAGTGGCCTCTGCTGCAGACATTTGCTTTCTCTGCCTGGTGGCATGGGCTCCACCCAGGGCAGGTATTTGGATTCCTCTGCTGGGCCATGATGGTACAGGCTGACTACCTGATTCACACCTTTGCCAATTTGTTTATCAGATCCCGGCTGATGAGGCTGATCTACAGAATTCTCGCATGGCTCCACACTCAGCTTATTACAGCCTATGTAATGCTGGCTGTGGAGTTCAGAAGCCTCTCCTTGCTCTGGCTGCTGTGTTATTCTTATAGTAGTGTCTTTCCTATAATATACTGCATTTTGCTTTTTCTACTAGCAAAGGGAAAGCTCAAATATAACTGA